In Aggregicoccus sp. 17bor-14, the genomic window AGCCCATCGGCTGCCCGTCGCAGATCTTCGGCTCGGTCGAGGAGGCCTACCGCTGGTCCTGCGACCTGCTGGAGAAGGACGGCAACCCCGCCGCCGCGGCCCGCGCGCGCGCCCGCCTCGGCGTGGGCTCGCCGCCCGCCGTGCCCGCGCGCTGAAGCGCTACCAGCGCACCTGGATGACGCAGTGGTCGTAGCTGCGCTCGAGCACCGTGGCCTGCGGCTTCACGTTCGCGCGCGAGAGCCCGGCCTCGAGGATGCCCGAGCAGAAGTCCGGCAGCACCCCGGCCTGCTGCAGCGTCACCTGCCACAGCCCGTCACCCACCTTGCGCGTCTCGGCCCGCAGCGTGGGCTGCGCCGCGCTCCACGTGCGCGCGAGCCGCTCCAGCGTCTTGTCCGGCCCCAGCAGCGGCACGCCCACCGCCACCAGCTTGCCCACGAGCGTGTCGAAGAAGCCCGCGATGAAGCGATCGCCGAGCAGCCGGTAGCCCTGCTCCTCCGGCAGGTGCGGCGCCACGTGCCGCAGCGCCACCCGCATCGCGGCGTACCAGACGGGCAGCGGGTAGGTGGCCTCGAGGCGCTTCACGTCCACGCCCACCTGGCGCAGCTCCTCCTCGAAGGCGCCCGTGGGCTTGAGGGCCCGGACGTAGAGGCCCTCCACGGCGCTGCCCTGGATGAAGGCTTTGGGATCCGACGTACTCATGCGGCGCCCTGTACCAGTGCGCCCGGCTCCTGGCGAGCCCTCCCCTCCACGCGCGCCCGCACCTCGTACGACCAGGCAGGGCCGGCGTGTGCGCTACCAGCGCACCTGGATCACGCAGTGCTCCGGGCTCTTCTCGCTCACCACCACCTGGGGCTTCACCCCGGTGCGCCCGAGGCCGCCCTGGAAGATGCCCGCGCAGAAGTCCGCGATGATGCCCGGCTCGCGCAGCGTGATGCGCCAGTGCTGCGCCGCCTCCTGCACCGTCTCCACCTTGAGGGTGGGCTGCGCCGCGGCCCAGGTGCGCGCGAGGCGCTGCAGGGTGCGATCCGGCCCCACCAGCGGCAGCCCCACCGCCACGAGCCTGCCCACCAGCGTGTCGAAGAAGCCGCCGATGAACTTCTGGCCCAGCAGCTGGTAGCCCGCCGCCTCGGAGAGGCCGGGCGCCACGTGCCGCCGCGCCACCGCGAGCGCCGCCTGCCACACCTGCGTGGAGTAGGTGGGCTCCAGGCGCTTTACGTCCACGCCCACCTTTCGCAGCTCGTCCGCGAAGGCGCCGGTGGGCTGAAGTGCGCGGACGAACATGCCCTCGACCACGCTGCCCTGGGTGATGGAGGTGTCGGTGAGCGGCGGGGAGGAGGTGCTCATGCAACCCTCTCTTCTAGCACGCCCTTCAGCGCACCGCCGAGACGTCGCGGAAGCGGTGCAGGGTCTGCACCTCGTCGTAGCGCGGGGTGAAGCCGGTGGCCTCGCGGAAGGCGCGCGCGTCGATGACGACCGGGAACTTCAGGTGCTCGAGCGCGCCGGCCGGCAGCCGCGGGAAGCCCGCGCGCCCCACCAGCAGGCGCAGGAGGGGCTCGGGCAGGGGCAAGGGCGTGCGCCCCGTCTCGTGCACCACGCGGCTGAGCGGCAGGGGCTGCGGCCCCGCCACGTTGAAGATGCCGCGCAGGCGCTTGGTGAGCGCGAGCGCGAGCGCCTCCACCGCGTCCTCCTCGTGCAGCACCTGGAAGAGCGGGTCGTAGCCGAGCACCAGCGGCACCGTGCGCCCCGCGATGAACTGGCTCAGCGTGCCCGCGCCCGGCGTGCCCAGCGTGTAGCAGAGCCGCAGCACCGCCGTGTTCAGCTCCGGCATGC contains:
- a CDS encoding DUF2378 family protein yields the protein MSTSDPKAFIQGSAVEGLYVRALKPTGAFEEELRQVGVDVKRLEATYPLPVWYAAMRVALRHVAPHLPEEQGYRLLGDRFIAGFFDTLVGKLVAVGVPLLGPDKTLERLARTWSAAQPTLRAETRKVGDGLWQVTLQQAGVLPDFCSGILEAGLSRANVKPQATVLERSYDHCVIQVRW
- a CDS encoding DUF2378 family protein, translating into MSTSSPPLTDTSITQGSVVEGMFVRALQPTGAFADELRKVGVDVKRLEPTYSTQVWQAALAVARRHVAPGLSEAAGYQLLGQKFIGGFFDTLVGRLVAVGLPLVGPDRTLQRLARTWAAAQPTLKVETVQEAAQHWRITLREPGIIADFCAGIFQGGLGRTGVKPQVVVSEKSPEHCVIQVRW
- a CDS encoding NAD-dependent epimerase/dehydratase family protein gives rise to the protein MRVLVAGVAGTVAQRLAVRLLGEGHEVVGLDAREVRGVPKDLEVVRADLRKRAAEDVFRKLRPHAVVHMATVTSLAVSSEERNRINLGGTQAVFEYCKRHGVKQCLFVGRHTYYGAASDAPLYHTEDEPPRALDAFPELADLVAADLYAATALWRMPELNTAVLRLCYTLGTPGAGTLSQFIAGRTVPLVLGYDPLFQVLHEEDAVEALALALTKRLRGIFNVAGPQPLPLSRVVHETGRTPLPLPEPLLRLLVGRAGFPRLPAGALEHLKFPVVIDARAFREATGFTPRYDEVQTLHRFRDVSAVR